From Schistocerca americana isolate TAMUIC-IGC-003095 chromosome 9, iqSchAmer2.1, whole genome shotgun sequence, the proteins below share one genomic window:
- the LOC124550665 gene encoding uncharacterized protein LOC124550665 codes for MQPLTKLRRSAGAASGAEDDAVRQQQPVRDLAAVSCAPCESADEPSSRRHRLAIPPRTSRRQPSPPRAERTARDRLSEAENPRGNQPGSSKQQKNKGVKTKTSGMQRVAAAATGRSVTSAPSAIHQDPQSSLSVAVDTTPVTNSEVWSQHNKKPIEILGYEYTDMPASISNEEGSLQRLRGSPYIRRKPVGGISNQQTRSYEYLVPGLNRWHETDGEPLSYINQKVNHFPYGTLRRDECETTVSAPDVNIPVSSGRYEQWNMIGLTGKGSSYGPRPPVVVHKPAIGGSRDGLSYVCHNEFWKNAFPGVAMKLVASAPDVSLKEPVRAPAWNTLQSLATTGNAPEKTASSPDVHRPTTVANGWITSSPRGYPPRMLGSAPDINLARVHSTGKKLNESAAGSNQNVGYMEPGTAICRGHAKNLQLMQKQEFPLDVLHQKCGNSAPDVRIPTASPWAERSAKYDSHPSLCTHDDQSLYKKPECSLCFSHRAPVGEFKRHIANHHANHHHHAPPRQQQVDEATHCHCNNLSWRSLATRCHYYQHNDVVTTDFGTTTHGHHSTTHYSHVTTVHGGTPSRMGDNYCSHVNCGTCRPHCNHEHGPHRSHYQHHRDHCHHEHKQKCLPNHHSHVDVRYKHGCPNLHTHLPQEHQRSITESSQQVCFCYERGAHSHLQRSRQMCCTSPDFQEASHADYHYCRHDVRNRYVSRDGGLSNEARSAMVDDCCNSGMRAVSTMPFDGGESYEVMGSPVPHISEWGKCEQQDAAACLGMPPPGALRSADARAATLPGGCAEKLEATPPASTRTLSRGRRSGAGTTVFQFQQQQGAAHPGAARAMLTGSRDGWSALAPGEASDEG; via the coding sequence ACTCTCAGAGGCTGAAAATCCACGGGGGAACCAGCCAGGCAGCTCCAAGCAGCAGAAGAATAAAGGTGTGAAGACGAAGACCTCTGGCATGCAGAGAGTTGCAGCTGCTGCTACTGGTAGAAGCGTCACCTCAGCACCCAGTGCCATACATCAGGATCCTCAGAGTTCCTTGTCTGTGGCTGTAGATACCACACCTGTGACAAACTCAGAAGTGTGGAGCCAACACAACAAGAAGCCCATAGAGATACTCGGATATGAATATACAGACATGCCAGCATCCATTTCTAATGAAGAGGGGTCATTACAGAGGCTGAGAGGTTCCCCATACATCAGAAGGAAACCAGTCGGAGGCATCAGTAATCAACAAACAAGAAGTTATGAGTACTTGGTGCCTGGTCTTAATAGGTGGCATGAAACTGATGGTGAACCACTTTCTTACATCAACCAAAAGGTGAATCATTTCCCATATGGGACCTTGCGGAGAGATGAATGTGAAACTACAGTCAGTGCCCCTGACGTGAACATACCAGTATCTTCTGGAAGGTACGAGCAGTGGAATATGATAGGATTGACTGGCAAAGGTTCATCATATGGGCCAAGGCCCCCAGTCGTGGTTCATAAACCTGCTATTGGTGGCAGTAGAGATGGCCTATCTTATGTGTGTCACAACGAATTTTGGAAGAATGCTTTCCCTGGCGTTGCCATGAAGCTTGTTGCAAGTGCACCAGATGTCAGCTTGAAAGAGCCAGTCagagcaccagcatggaacacccTGCAATCTCTAGCCACAACTGGCAATGCTCCAGAGAAGACAGCCAGTTCTCCTGATGTGCACAGACCTACAACGGTAGCGAATGGATGGATCACTTCCTCACCTAGAGGTTATCCTCCGAGAATGTTGGGCAGTGCACCAGACATAAACCTGGCTAGAGTGCACAGTACTGGAAAGAAACTGAATGAGTCTGCAGCTGGTTCAAACCAGAATGTTGGATACATGGAACCAGGTACAGCAATCTGTAGAGGCCATGCGAAAAACTTGCAGCTAATGCAGAAACAAGAGTTTCCACTGGATGTACTTCACCAGAAATGTGGGAACAGTGCACCCGATGTACGTATTCCTACTGCATCTCCCTGGGCGGAGAGGTCAGCGAAATATGACTCGCATCCATCACTCTGTACTCACGATGACCAGTCGCTGTACAAAAAACCTGAATGTTCTCTCTGCTTCAGCCATCGTGCACCTGTTGGTGAATTTAAACGCCATATTGCGAATCATCACGCAAATCACCATCACCATGCGCCACCACGACAGCAACAAGTGGATGAAGCCACCCACTGTCACTGTAACAATTTGTCTTGGCGGTCGCTCGCCACGAGGTGTCACTATTATCAGCACAACGACGTCGTCACTACAGATTTTGGAACCACTACTCACGGACATCACAGTACGACACATTATTCCCATGTCACTACTGTCCATGGTGGGACACCTTCCAGAATGGGTGACAACTACTGTTCTCATGTTAACTGTGGTACATGCCGCCCGCATTGTAATCACGAGCATGGTCCTCATCGTAGCCACTATCAACACCACCGTGaccactgtcatcacgaacacaaGCAGAAATGTCTGCCGAACCACCACAGCCACGTCGACGTCCGTTACAAGCATGGCTGCCCGAACCTCCACACGCATTTGCCGCAGGAACATCAGCGCAGTATAACGGAGTCGTCCCAACAAGTCTGCTTCTGCTACGAACGGGGAGCTCACAGCCACTTACAGCGAAGCCGGCAGATGTGTTGCACTTCGCCAGATTTTCAAGAAGCGTCACATGCAGATTACCACTATTGCCGCCATGATGTGAGAAACCGTTACGTTTCGCGGGACGGCGGCTTGTCGAACGAGGCGCGGTCTGCGATGGTAGACGATTGCTGCAATTCTGGAATGCGTGCAGTATCAACAATGCCGTTTGACGGCGGTGAGAGCTATGAAGTGATGGGATCGCCGGTGCCACACATTAGCGAGTGGGGGAAATGCGAGCAACAGGACGCGGCGGCGTGCTTGGGAATGCCGCCGCCAGGGGCGCTGCGGTCGGCTGACGCGCGCGCAGCCACGCTGCCTGGCGGCTGCGCAGAGAAGCTCGAGGCCACGCCCCCCGCCAGCACGCGGACCCTCTCCAGGGGCCGGCGCAGCGGCGCTGGGACGACGGTCTTCCAGTTCCAGCAGCAACAGGGGGCTGCGCACCCCGGCGCCGCCCGGGCCATGCTCACCGGCTCCAGGGACGGCTGGAGCGCGCTCGCGCCCGGAGAAGCCTCGGACGAGGGGTGA